A single region of the Brachypodium distachyon strain Bd21 chromosome 3, Brachypodium_distachyon_v3.0, whole genome shotgun sequence genome encodes:
- the LOC100844591 gene encoding uncharacterized protein LOC100844591 isoform X2: protein MGWGIQAHMAANMWCMTGCPCGVGVGVGVGREGYGTRAGFHSAQMAAERRQAELVEATDEVMRNLQKERAKTDKIMLGLLSLPFVATAGYEVMRNLEKERAKTNKDEVMNNSV, encoded by the exons ATGGGATGGGGCATCCAGGCGCACATGGCGGCAAACATGTGGTGCATGACGGGGTGCCCCTGCGGGGTTGGAGTTGGAGTCGGAGTCGGGCGCGAG GGTTATGGGACGCGTGCTGGTTTCCACTCGGCCCAGATGGCTGCAGAGCGTCGCCAAGCGGAACTGGTCGAGGCCACGGATGAGGTCATGAGGAATTTGCAAAAGGAACGGGCAAAGACTGACAAAATAATGTTGGGTTTACTGAGCTTGCCTTTCGTTGCAACTGCTGGTTATGAGGTCATGAGGAATTTGGAAAAGGAACGGGCAAAGACTAACAAGGATGAGGTCATGAATAATTCTGTTTAA
- the LOC100844591 gene encoding uncharacterized protein LOC100844591 isoform X1, with translation MAAALRQTMTRALLRHPPPPRPSRFSTSSGTSQGYGTRAGFHSAQMAAERRQAELVEATDEVMRNLQKERAKTDKIMLGLLSLPFVATAGYEVMRNLEKERAKTNKDEVMNNSV, from the exons atggcggcggcgttgcggCAGACGATGACGCGGGCCCTGCtccgccatcctcctcctccccgcccgTCGCGCTTCAGTACCAGCAGCGGCACGAGCCAG GGTTATGGGACGCGTGCTGGTTTCCACTCGGCCCAGATGGCTGCAGAGCGTCGCCAAGCGGAACTGGTCGAGGCCACGGATGAGGTCATGAGGAATTTGCAAAAGGAACGGGCAAAGACTGACAAAATAATGTTGGGTTTACTGAGCTTGCCTTTCGTTGCAACTGCTGGTTATGAGGTCATGAGGAATTTGGAAAAGGAACGGGCAAAGACTAACAAGGATGAGGTCATGAATAATTCTGTTTAA